The following are from one region of the Endozoicomonas sp. 4G genome:
- a CDS encoding diacylglycerol kinase family protein, translating to MNSRVSYSYVLLLFVLLIPVNGFAEIRHACFIVNPASNNGKGWRVWDRIEEAVDQYYTAVGSQDQAAAALQATYNVFFTEHAGHATELAMQAYLDWQQMQYDQEDQLLIVAVGGDGTVHEMVQGLEGQPQVVFGVIPAGKGNDIANTLRLRKPMHALRTLVYGTPMPFGAYKIEGCESGGCEQKTVLAVNEFELGLMTRMKEKQDDHNSGERPSRLLRYSPASMAYPMLAISTAMSWNTPMVRCRFDRGWYDDIPLHFLAGGTGPTVGGGVSLHNDMGPSNFFGSLIYNQDRTHPIWTLIQITMETSTHLIWRLIKMTIGRLYYWSGMQRLCFTQLNIENEMETPLSIQVDGDVLLQTPAQVTWLRGLFQFMRPPVLGELGHALMDLDEDH from the coding sequence GTGAATAGTCGAGTTTCTTATTCATATGTTCTGCTGCTATTTGTATTGCTTATTCCTGTAAACGGATTTGCAGAGATACGCCATGCCTGCTTTATCGTCAATCCTGCCAGTAATAATGGTAAAGGTTGGAGGGTTTGGGACAGAATTGAAGAAGCGGTCGACCAGTACTACACAGCAGTTGGCTCACAAGACCAGGCTGCAGCTGCGCTACAAGCAACATATAACGTTTTTTTTACAGAACATGCGGGTCATGCAACGGAACTGGCAATGCAGGCATATCTGGACTGGCAACAGATGCAATACGATCAGGAAGATCAGTTATTGATTGTTGCTGTTGGTGGCGATGGCACTGTCCATGAGATGGTTCAGGGTCTTGAAGGTCAACCACAAGTTGTTTTTGGTGTTATACCGGCGGGTAAGGGAAACGACATAGCGAATACACTCCGATTGAGAAAACCGATGCATGCCCTTCGAACATTGGTTTATGGCACTCCTATGCCTTTTGGTGCCTACAAAATTGAAGGTTGTGAAAGCGGCGGTTGCGAGCAGAAAACGGTTCTGGCAGTGAATGAGTTTGAGCTGGGTTTGATGACCCGGATGAAAGAAAAGCAAGACGATCACAACAGTGGTGAACGACCAAGCCGACTGCTGAGATACTCTCCCGCAAGTATGGCCTATCCAATGTTAGCCATCAGTACAGCAATGAGCTGGAATACACCCATGGTCAGGTGTCGTTTTGATCGTGGATGGTATGATGATATCCCCTTGCATTTTCTGGCAGGGGGGACAGGGCCGACGGTAGGAGGCGGAGTTAGCCTTCATAACGATATGGGTCCGTCCAATTTCTTTGGAAGTCTGATTTATAATCAGGATAGGACTCACCCCATTTGGACACTTATTCAGATTACCATGGAGACAAGCACGCACCTCATTTGGAGACTTATTAAGATGACCATTGGGAGATTATACTATTGGTCAGGTATGCAGCGGCTTTGCTTTACTCAACTGAATATTGAAAACGAGATGGAGACACCTTTGTCTATACAGGTCGATGGTGATGTTTTACTGCAAACACCCGCACAAGTAACCTGGCTGAGGGGATTGTTCCAGTTTATGAGGCCTCCCGTACTTGGAGAACTCGGTCATGCCCTGATGGATCTCGACGAAGATCACTGA
- a CDS encoding C2H2-type zinc finger protein, translating into MLSKKSFILTLAVAFSMHCSNGHAQENNQPTRIRLLPDESEESESIEWWELQQEPEANHSDMPQVCLGDDILLKPDTGYCFSPDPGVEAKAYRRAAADDGSGSQDSDNRSNDDETDAESDAESDVEYINTTLDPFPISHEISQYCETLILKKIKQEPVSDSEMPTESGAGVTETDSVNHPEFASSAYRTDHIGTLKAHEQTHLSAYQRPKRPRVHQCGHEGCNYITDHMGNLKAHEQTHLPADQRPKRPKRPRVYRCDCKGCNFISDRRSYLYMHKRAHLSADQTLNVHHCDHEGCNYSAVRKSNLKRHKQTHLPPDQRPKVHQCDHEGCNYSTGYKSHLEVHKQTHLPADQRLKVRQCDHEGCNYGTNRSGDLKRHKQTHLSADQRLKVHQCDHKDCDYRTGRSDDLNKHKKIHLPPEQRLKRPRRPKRLKAHQCDHDGCNFSADRMSNLNTHKQTHLPISQRLMVLPCDHEGCNYITDRTGNLNIHKQIHLPPHQRYTLQCDHEGCHYRTSHSGHLKRHKQTHLPRPKRPKRKAYEQLPFNEKRLPGENGPGN; encoded by the coding sequence TTGTTATCTAAAAAATCATTCATTTTGACCTTGGCCGTTGCCTTTTCTATGCATTGCTCTAACGGCCATGCTCAGGAAAATAACCAACCCACCCGGATAAGGCTTCTACCTGACGAAAGTGAAGAGAGCGAGAGCATTGAATGGTGGGAGTTGCAGCAAGAACCCGAGGCGAACCACAGTGATATGCCACAAGTTTGCCTGGGTGATGACATCCTCTTAAAGCCAGATACTGGCTATTGCTTTTCTCCTGACCCCGGCGTCGAAGCCAAGGCTTACCGTCGGGCTGCTGCTGATGATGGTTCTGGCAGTCAAGACAGCGACAACCGTTCAAACGACGACGAAACGGATGCTGAATCTGATGCCGAATCTGATGTTGAGTATATAAACACGACACTTGACCCTTTTCCAATATCACATGAAATCAGTCAGTATTGTGAAACGCTGATACTGAAAAAGATTAAGCAGGAGCCCGTTTCAGACAGTGAAATGCCCACTGAATCAGGGGCCGGCGTGACAGAAACGGACTCTGTTAACCACCCGGAATTTGCCTCATCTGCTTACCGCACCGACCACATAGGCACTCTGAAAGCGCACGAACAGACCCACCTGTCTGCCTACCAGAGACCCAAGAGACCCAGGGTGCACCAGTGTGGCCATGAGGGCTGCAACTACATCACCGACCACATGGGCAATCTGAAAGCGCACGAACAGACCCACCTGCCTGCTGACCAGAGACCCAAAAGACCCAAGAGACCCAGGGTGTACCGGTGTGACTGTAAGGGCTGTAACTTCATCTCTGACCGTAGGAGCTATCTTTATATGCACAAACGGGCCCACCTGTCTGCTGACCAGACACTCAATGTGCACCACTGTGATCATGAAGGCTGCAACTACAGCGCCGTCCGGAAGAGCAATCTGAAAAGGCATAAACAGACCCACCTGCCTCCCGACCAGAGACCCAAGGTGCACCAGTGTGACCATGAGGGGTGCAACTACAGCACTGGCTACAAGAGTCATCTGGAAGTGCACAAACAGACCCACCTGCCTGCGGACCAGAGACTCAAGGTGCGCCAGTGCGATCATGAGGGCTGCAACTACGGCACCAACCGGTCGGGAGATCTGAAAAGGCACAAACAGACCCACCTGTCTGCCGACCAGAGACTTAAGGTGCACCAGTGTGATCATAAGGACTGCGACTACAGGACTGGCCGGTCGGACGATCTGAACAAGCACAAAAAGATCCATTTGCCTCCCGAACAGAGACTCAAGAGACCCAGGAGACCCAAGAGACTTAAGGCACACCAGTGTGACCATGATGGCTGCAACTTCAGCGCCGACCGCATGAGCAATCTGAATACGCACAAACAGACCCACCTGCCTATCAGCCAGAGACTTATGGTACTCCCATGTGACCATGAGGGCTGCAACTACATCACCGACCGCACGGGCAATCTGAACATACACAAACAGATCCACCTGCCTCCCCATCAGAGATACACGTTACAGTGTGACCATGAAGGCTGCCACTACAGAACGAGTCACTCGGGCCATCTGAAAAGGCACAAACAGACCCACCTGCCTAGACCCAAGAGGCCCAAAAGGAAAGCGTACGAGCAGCTACCATTTAACGAGAAAAGGTTGCCAGGAGAAAACGGTCCTGGCAATTAA